The genomic interval GGAGAAGCATGTGTATTCTGTAACATGCACGGTAAACTTTAATAGtctcaactaattaatttggttGGCTTTGTAGTGATTATGATTCCAAGAATTTGAATGCTTTCATCGAGctattgtaaacttatgcaCCCCACTTACCACCCATCTCCTTCCAATTTCCTGTTGTGTTGGGTTTGCATCCTCTTCTGAAGTAAACCGAGATAAATCTAATACGGATGCTCTGCTTGCAGGTTCTTGGTGTTGAAAGGACAGCATCTCAACAGGAAATAAAGAAAGCATACTATAAATTGGCCTTACGACTCCATCCAGATAAAAATCCTGGTGATGAGGTAAGGAGAAAACTTAGTTACCTGCATGGCCGGTCATTTTTATTCTCTGTTGTGAtctattttatcttctttgaACAGGAGGCGAAGGAGAAATTTCAACAACTACAAAAGGTCATTTCAATTCTTGGTGATGAAGAAAAACGGGCTCTTTATGACCAGACCGGTTGTGTCGATGATGCTGTGAGTGTTGAGAGAACTATTTGTtttctagtaattttatttagataaattaaagtCTAGGGCTAATAGAAATTCCATGgtgatgaaaaatatttcatttgcaCTATATGGTCTTAAGGAATCCATCCTTTACAGTTCCCTTTTTATTGACCAACTTATACCTGGTCAAAAATTGGCAATCATAACTATATGCGAGAGATTGGGCTTGAATGATATTCTTTCTTAAAATTTGGAATATTCACTTTCagtttttttatcttttcaactGTTGCTGCATTTTGTGTCtcatttttatcctttttgcTGGTCAGGACCTGGCTGGGGATGttgttcaaaatttgaaagagtTTTTTGGAGCCATGTACAAAAAGGTTAGATGCtttaatcatgaaaattttgaattaatgccttgtattattcttcttttccaTTCCATTTACTTGACAGCTGATATACGGATTGCAGGTCACTGAGGCTGATATTGAAGAGTTTGAGGCAAACTACAGGGGATCTGATTCAGAGAAGAAAGATTTGATTGATCTGTATAAGAAGTGCAAGGGGAATATGAACAGGTTAAAGAGCTATGTGTTTCTTTTCCCTCCTTGGACTTGCCTATTTAAGTTTGATGGCTTAAAAATTCTTTCTGCCACAGGCTTTTCTGTTCAATGCTTTGTTCGGACCAGAAACTTGATTCACACCGTTTCAAGGATATTCTTGACGAGACAATTGCTGCAGGTAAATGTTCGTATCACTTTTTGCTTATATACCCAAAAAGTTTAGTGTTCTAGACCTCAGAAGTTTCAAGTTCTGCCTCTGAACTAGGTTAATTGCAACTTAAGTGGACAACCAAGACTTTAAAAGATAATTGATTGTTCCACGTTAGAGGGCCACCTTATAGAATAAGaatattcaaatttgttttatgttcTGGATTATCTCAAACTTGTGAGATCTCCAATACTGATCTCTCTTTCTCACTTGTATAGGAGAACTGAAAGCAACTAAAACCTACCAAAAATGGGCCAAAAAAGTATCCGAAACAAAACCACCTACCCGTCCTTTAAAAAGGAAAGCAAAGTGAGTTTTTACTGGCCTGTCTCTTTTCTACTAATACTTTATTATCCTCTTTTGACAAACTCATATGATATGAAATATATTGTGGCCATGTTTTCATCTTTTACAGATCCAATAAACAATCAGAATCAGATCTATATGCAGTTATATCTCAACGCCGAAGTGACAGGAAAGACCGGTTTGATTCTATGTTCTCATCACTAGTGTCTAAATATGGCGGTGCTGCTGCAGGTTCAGAGCCTACAGATGAAGAATTTGAGGCTGcacagaagaaaatagaaaaccgCAGAGCCTCtaaaaaatcaagaaggaaGTAACTTTGCTCAAGGATTTGATTTAACTGTACAAATCTTTATCCTACTATTAGTCTGCGAATCTCTTCTATCATTCAAGTTTAAAGTTCTAATTGATTTCATGTCAACTGTCAGCCTTTTAATGTATGCTTAATTATAgacccaaaaaattaaaattacatatgtCGAGTCTGGTTACATTGATTAGTGCAGGGACTTGAAGATATGTCTTGGATGCTCTCAGCCTATTGATAAAATTTCTGCATTACATTTACAAAAGATACAGAATACAGATAAGGAGTTGTGACGATGATCTCTGATAAGAATGTGGTATTATAAGGGTCAAACCTGGAACACAtggttttggttttgatttgggAAGCTTCCCTATTATTGATTCATAAACAGACAAGCTTAAACAATGGCACTGGTTGGTGCTAGGCTTCCGTGGAAAGTGCCTCGCTCAAAAAGGACAAACGTTACATTGGAAAAACAAAAGTGGACCAATTTGTCTCCATCTCTATGCTGGGATTAAGCTCCCATTTGAGAGCACCCTATGCTGCACATAAGATTGGTGTCaaaattatgcaatttttttgttcatttatcttgtgttaaattgttaattgcaAATGAGAAATCCCTTTCTCACCCAAGCTCTTTGATcgattattattgttaattttctatCTGTTGTCGCTCTACAAGGCCAAAAGAGAGGTTGCTCTAGATCAAAAGACATCCATCGTTTTCTACACCGACAGTATACCTCATGAATTATTTAACTCAAAAGCAAAGAAGGGATTTGTGTAAAAACCTATATgggaatttattttgtacCAATTACCAAATGTTTAAAAAGTAACTCAATTTGCTTATCTCTACTACTACGGCCTTCATTAGCTTAACatatttaagataaataaataaataattcccACCCaccaaattttataatatcaaaagcatgatgattatatattttatagccAAAAGTGAATGTATAATGAAATTCTTTGTGcctttagtaaaataaaagttcaaGCCATCCATCAATCATCATTAGCCTTAAGCCTACCAACTAATCTTATACCAATTGCTGGCCAACCacaacacaaaaacaaataaataaataaaagaactaaagcaggaaaaaaaaaaggaacttaCAACCGTGTGATGCCATTGGAAGATTGCATCTATTAAGACCAAAGCTCAACAAAA from Citrus sinensis cultivar Valencia sweet orange chromosome 9, DVS_A1.0, whole genome shotgun sequence carries:
- the LOC102612826 gene encoding chaperone protein dnaJ 6, giving the protein MGKQKKSRVSHEEEELNQENLNRSSSNDKDLYEVLGVERTASQQEIKKAYYKLALRLHPDKNPGDEEAKEKFQQLQKVISILGDEEKRALYDQTGCVDDADLAGDVVQNLKEFFGAMYKKVTEADIEEFEANYRGSDSEKKDLIDLYKKCKGNMNRLFCSMLCSDQKLDSHRFKDILDETIAAGELKATKTYQKWAKKVSETKPPTRPLKRKAKSNKQSESDLYAVISQRRSDRKDRFDSMFSSLVSKYGGAAAGSEPTDEEFEAAQKKIENRRASKKSRRK